CAATTAAATCACAACAAACAGGACAAtgccccagctcagctctgatttaaaaaaaatcatgttttacctttttttcatCAGTCAGGTCAAGAGACTCCAGGTGCTTCCCCTGGTGCGCTGCATACAGCTCCAGCAGGTTGTCGAAGTTGGTCGTTAACACCAGAGCCCCGTTCTCCATCAGATCCAGCACGGACTGAAGCAGCTGCTTCCCGGAATCTTCCATTTTTGATTCCAGGTCGTCAAACACCTCGTACAAACAGTCTTTGAAAAAGGTGGAGCGAACGTTGCTCGTGCGCTGAGGAAGGGAGAGATTAAGATCAGAgtcggggtttttttaatcaagttttGTGGCAAACTTGATGAAAAACTACGCAAATATTTCTCAAAGACAGAGCAATTTTTGGAGATTGGGGCATGCTGGAGAACCAAATTTGGCTCTTTTTGAAAACTTGGAGGTGCGTATTGAATATTTCCAGCCGAACAACCATTAACTCACTGGCGACAGCTTCTGGATAAGGTCGTGGGCGACGTGCACCAAGTTCTTGTCTTCCTGGAGACACTTTTGGAACCGTTTGCTCTCTTCATCCTCCAGCAGATCGAAGTCGACGGCGGCGTCCAAGAGCGCCTGGATTAAACCTTTCCATGATTTCAATGCTGGGACGCGGGGAGCAACTGCAGCACTGATCCCTGTCCCGATCACCAAGACGAGTTCTTGGGGCTTCTTAGTTTTGAGGCTTGGCAAGAGCTTCCTGCAAGGCCAAGTTTTGGAAGCCCAGATACAAAGAATCTTGTGAAAAAgagagttttttatttttcatctgcaaacacaagaaggggaaaggaaagcgACAGCGCACCGATGGAGTTTTGCTCTCCCTGTGTGCAAAAAAAGACGAGTTAACCCTTTTTTTAAGGTCTTCACTGTGATAAATGGGTTTAAATTTGGGACTGCAAGCTTCGCACACAAAGAATCAATATTTGTGCTAATGAGCTTGTATAAAAACACAACCAGAGACTGAAATCCAAAATGATAACTCATAAATAAATCAGATTAGTGGGGGATGACTTGCTAGATGAATTAGTAGCTTGTTTGTAAGACGGTGCCTTAATTTCTGAGCCCAGCCTGGAGGGGAAGAAGCGTCGATACGACCCAAATTAGCATCATGCTCAAGTTGCCGCTTGGAGAATTATAAAAAGAccaattaattattattattaataataaattgcTTGTAATTATAATATTATTATGACCAATTAATTAGTATGGGGAGCTTCCAAAATTGAGATATTTAGCCTTTCcatgcagaaaattatttgctgtgaAACTGCTGTCCAACTCAAGAAGCACAACCACCGCATCCGACATGACCTTAAGCCTGGGCAGGACCTGAGCTGGGCTTAACACCCACCTAAAACAGGGAGGCAGAGCAGtaaaaaccatttttttgtGCAATCGTGCGTAACGAgcttaaaaaacccctaaaagCGTGTTTTGGGTGTTAGAGCCTTTATTCCACGCAGGAAAATACCAATTACAGGGCTTGTCCGTAATGTCTCTCTAAGGAACGACGTGGGGTTTACAGAAAAAGCGCTCATTAGGAGAAATTAATTGGAGGATAATTAAATTTACCTGGGCTTTTTTGCAGGCGGCATTCCATCTTCCAGGAATGATTCTTTCCCCAGGCTGCGCGTAGACGCCATCCAGTTTCTGTAGGAGATAAATCACCACGAGCAAagtctatatatatattatattatattatattatattatattatattatattatattatatatatgcaACACAACGTGGAACAGCCCGCAGGTTTTTGTCGAGCCAGCTTTTTCACCAGCTTTTATTATCTTGGTGAGATCACCTTTGGGCTGAAAATCGCGCTTTTTTTTTCGTTCTGAACTTTGCCCCCGTGACTCTCATCCCCTTCCTTAACtgctcaaaaaaataaaggatttttcttGGCTATGAAAAGCCACCCAGAGAATTTAATTCCCCGGGGATGAGAGAAGGATCATCCAGCCCAATGTGACCTTAGAGTGTGCAGAAACCAAATTTTATGTCCAAAAACTCAAGATGTAAAATACAAGAGATTTGCCGGCAAACACAGTCCTCTCcgaaataaaaattaaaaaggaaagaaagttaTATTAGTTTCAGGTTGTGAATTATCAGCTAAGTGTCAAATATCAGACCTGTTTATACATAAAATACCACATGGGCTTGTTCACCTGCCTGAGAACTGTTCCCGTTTTGCTTTAAATAGCAGAAACGGAGCCATCGATTCAATTTTTAAGTGCCTCTAAAGCATTAAggacatttcaaaaataattttgaactgaggaaaaaaaataaatcagcttttGAAATGATAGTTACCAAGAAATGGTTGTCTAGTGTCATGAACTTCAACCTTAGTTTCTATTTAATACAGAttgccaaaataaaaacaacatcAGAAATAATATCTAGTTGGTTTATATCTTTAGAAAAGTGCTTATTTCTCTTAACGACAATTATTTTATATGTAACATAAGGAAGACACTTTGAGCTGCAAAAACACCCGAAATACAAAGTATCGCAGCTAAAACCAAACGCCAAAACAAAGGATATGCCAAATTATTGCTGAGGCTCACGCTTGGGTGcatatttataatatatatatataatatacatataaataattcttaaaaaccccacagaacGGGACTACGCTGCTCAGTCAACGTCAGACCTCACCCTGCAGAAATATCCcaggaaagaaatgttttcaaattaatttaaaaataaagaagaaagcacAAATTAATTGCTCATCAATTATTTTTAGCTTGGAGTGCTGTGAACAACCACCAGCAAGGGCGTAATTCACATCTCCCTTTTAAATTAAGTGGTTTTAAGATGCTGGGATAAGATGAATATTATAGTTTAAAATCCACTATGTTTCAGTGAGAAGAATCCAAAAGGATGTTAATGAGCCACCCTTGGCTGATTCCCAAGCTTTATCCGTCCATGTGGGAACGATAATTGGAGCAGGCTTATCAAAATTGTCCTAAAAAGGCCCAAACCTCAGCAATTTAACGGGCGAGGAAACCCAAACCTGGCTCCTGTGCGTGCTGACACTATGAACACAAGATCCACGAGTCAAAACACAtcagaggtttttttatttagcGCTGCGGTTCTTCCTGATGTTTGGACTCCCAGCGGCTTcatgagaaataagaaaaattataaaatgaagCCTGGAAATGGGGTCTGTACCCCCACAAACTTGCACCGGAGCCTCCAGGACTTACCTTTCCCCTCCGCCGTGCCCCTTCTCACGCTAAACCTGGGGGAAAGTAAAGAACAGGCTCCTTTTTATGTGGGAAAACGtccaagaaaatgttttttttaagagggTGACGGTGCCGAGGGGGCTCGCAGAGCGGCCCCGCCGAGGTGGGACTAGGCCCCCACGGCCCCCGCCGCCATAACGCGGCCGCCCCCCGGGCCCCTCGCCCTCCTCGGGCTCACCCCTGACCCCCTCgccccccgggcagccccacagcccccgctGATGGGACAGAGTCCCCGCTGATCCCCGCCGACCACCGCGGCCTTTGGGCCTCCCGGTCATGGCGGCCGCATCCCACCGTCGCCATGGCAACCGcctcccccccctccccagtccGCCATCGCCATGGCGACGGCGCCCCCGCCGCGCGCCGCACGCACCTGGCGCCCAACGCGCCCGGCCCCACGAGGAGACGCCCGGCCGCCGCGCCTCGCCCCGCCCCTAACGCCGGACGGCGGGATGGGATTGGCTCTCTCTCCTTTCCGCCCCGCCCTCTCATTGGCTGGTTGCAGCGAAGAGCGCGCGCGCGGGAGTTCGGCAGTATTCTCGCGATGCTTCGCACTGGTATAAAAGGCAGCGGGCGCACGCGCAGTGTAGTAGCGGCGTGGGCGCGGCGGGGATGGTGGTTTGTGTGGCGCCGCCTGTCAGGCAGTGCTGTGAGGGGCCCAAAGCCCGGACCGTCCTGTTCGAGGGGCCTGTTACCCCTCAGGGGCCTTATTTTCTGGAGTTCTTCCCTCGAGCTGCCTCTCTGCTCAGGTTTGTGTCCTCGCAGTGGTGTCTCCCAGCCTGTGAGGTGCTAAGAGTGGTGCTTGGACTCTGCAACTCTGTGTGGAGGGGTTTGGGTGTATTCAGGGCTTTTCAGGAGGAGAAGctgttctctgtctctctggGTATCCGTGTGTCACTTTGTATTGATAGTGTATTTAGAGACAGATTAGCCCTATTTTGTCCCCTTGCCTTGTACTCAACCCATTTCCTAATATTCCCCACAGGCAATCGAATACGCCGCAGTCTTGCCCATGATGACTGTAACTGAAACGCTCTCGTGCCGCCAAGGGATTTCAACACGGTGGGTTGCGAATCCAGCTGTGCTTTCTTAATTACCCTCTTCTTTTTAATAAGGATTCTATTGTAGCCAAGGCGGAGGTGGATGCAGCGGGGATGTCGCTCAAGGGGTTTGTGCCTCTGGGGTATGGCAGTTTGGGGGTTTCCAGGTATATGAAGCTGATTTTTGTGGTATATGGGGTGGATTTCAAGATATATGGAGCTGATTTCCAGGTATATGGAGCTGATTTTTGTGATGGTGGCAGCAACAAAATCGTCCATCCCAGGACAAGACTGGGGAGGGGATTAATTAAAGGAGGGTCAGAACATGACAAGCAGTGACGGACCCCTCAGGACTCAGTGCTGCTCGATCTTGggctttttcctttgtgatttAGGGCTGGATGGTGGCTCCTGCTGGGCGCCTGGAGGAGAAGAAGGCAACTGGGCAGAGCCGCGGGGGAGATTTGGTACCTTTTGGGGGGGTCATTACCTTTTAAGGCACGCGCTGCCCTCATACGCTCCACATTCATCTTGCTTGCTGCCCTGTGCTCCACGATGGGCCGGGGGTGGTGGGTGCCGATCAGGcagcctgcctgctcctgcacgGCCCGTGACGCCTTCCAGGGCTCGTAGATGTACTTGGCGGGGAAATCCTTGAGCACGGGAAGGTATTTCCTACGGCGAGGGGGTCAAAACCACCCCCCATGTTTCGCACAGCTTTGAGTTTGTACCTACCGAGTGTACGCGCCGTCCCTGTCCGTCTTCTTGCCAAAGGCGATGGGCGAGTAGATGTGGAAATAGCGGTGGAAGAAAGCACTGCCTGACAGCCACAGCCAGTTCCCGGCGTTGAGGGACCAGTCGGTGTCGAGCAAGAGCTCCTCGAAAACCTGCGGGAGCACCGCAGTGACAtggggtccccaaaaccccaagGGGTGTTAGGAGGCGCCTCCTGACCTTCAGCCCTTCTTCCCAAGAGATCCAGAGATCTCTGCGGGTGAGGAAGCAGGCGACAGCGTGTCGGGCAAGGTGGTGGATCCAGCCCTCGTTTCGCAGCTGTGTCATCGTGGCATCGATGAAGGGGAAGCCTGTGCGGCCCTGCCGTGCAGTGTTGGCGTTAAACAGGACAATTTTTGGGCGGTTTAACAAACTCGGGGTTTCTCCCCAAGGGAAATACCTCCCTCCAGGCGTGGAGGTGCTGGGGGTTGTTGTCCCACTCGACTTGCAGGCAGATGGGGTTACTGACCATCTGATCGAAATTGGGGATGTTGGTGCCAGTGATGTAGAAAAATTCTCTCCAGAGGAGTTGCCCATGCAGGGAAACGGGGGGCTGGGAGTGCTGCCGCTGCCAGGGGAGGTGGGATCAGCCCTTCACCCCTTCTCCAGGGTAATTCTCTTACCCCCGCACCCCAAAAACGCCGCCTCACCCCCTGGTACACTCCATCCAGCCGCCACCAGAAGGTGCAGATGGACAGGCAGCCGAAGGTGATATAAGGGCTGAGGACAGTGGTGCTGGGACTCAGCGAGTTGGGCGCCGTCTCTGGCTTTTCAAAGCCACGCACCCAGGCCTGGATTGGAAACGcactggggttgtggtttgggATGGGGGGGGACTTGAAGCAGCCCCAAAATTAAGCTGATGGGTGGTGAGAACCGACTGTCCTTTCCATAAGTGCATCAAGCCGGGCGAGCGCTGCCGTCTCCCCGCCGGGGTAGAGGTGGGGACCATCCTCAGCAGggtccttccccagctcctccaagGTGGGGACCCTGAAATTTGCGTCGTGACACGGggtgcagcagcctggggagttGTGCGGCTGCCATTATTCCGCTCCAGAGTGAACGGCGAGGGAGGTGCTGACCCGGTTTTGTGTTTTAAGCTCTCACCTTGGAGATGGTCGCGTGTGAGCGCCGGGACTGGCTTCTCCGGGGGTCTGAGTGCTGCCAGGAGGTTCTGCAGCTGCTTGTAGCTCAGGGGTGCTTTGCCACCATTCAGCGTGAGGACTCTGCAGTGGGAGAATTAGGGATGCGCTCCTCACCAGCGCTGGACCCCCCTACCATGAGTGACGGCCCCAGGCACCCACCTATGGGTGTCGTAGAGGGTGTGGGGTGCCCCCCAGGTCACCTCGACACCATGCTGGGCCGCCAGCTCAGCCACGGCCACCTCGCGCCGGCGGGAGGCGGGGTCGGTGGCCGCCTCGAAGGTCAAGTGTGTCGTCCCCCAGGCGCGGAACAGGCCGGGGAACACGGCCTCGGGGCTGCCCCGTGCCACAAACAGCCTGCTGGGGCACCTATGTCCCCGCAAAAGCCCCTCAAACCCCCCACCGAATCCCCTTGAGAGCCCCAAGTCCCCTGAGACCCCCCCCGAAATCCCCATGAGAGCCACCAAATGCTCTTGagaaccccccaaatcccttttaGAGTCCCCAAACCTCCTCAAGACCCCCCCTAAATCCCCCTGAGGTCCCTTGAGACCGTCTCAAATTCGGTttaaccccccaaatcccctcaaGATCCAATCGATAGCTCTCAAGACCACCCCCAAGTCCCCCTGAGATGCCCTTGAGACCCTCCCAAATCTGCTTTAGCCCCCCAAATACTCTCAAGAGCCCCCAAGCCACCTCGAGACCCTCCCCAAATCCCTTTTGAGACTCCCTTGAGAGTGCTCAGATCCCCTTTAGAGTCCCCAAGCCCCCTCAagatccccccaaatcccccgaGACCCCCTCAAGAGCTTCCAAATCCCTTTTAGAGTCCCCAAACCCCTCAAAACTTGCCTCGAGACCCTCCCAAATCCACTAACTGCTCAAgagccccccaaatccccttgGGACCCCATTGAGAGCCCTCAAGCCCCGCCCCAATCTGCTTTAGCCCCACAAACCCCCTCAAGAGCCCCCCCAATCCTCCTGAGACCCCCTTGAGAGCCCTCAagacccccccaaatctcctttagagcccccaaaccccctgagaCCCCCCTAAACCCCCTCGTGACTCACCTGGAGCCCACGCCTCGCAGGCTCCGGTCCAAATCCCACAGGGACTCGAGGAGGAAGCACCGAGCGTTGGTGCcggcagggaggctggaggggtcGAGGACGAAGAGGGGACAAAAGCGATGGCAATCagtggctgctgccagcagcacctggttGTCATGCAGCCGGAGGCTTTTCCGAAACCAGTGGATGGAGCTGTGCGACATGGCTGTGaaaaaataggggaaaaaaaccactttatttGGTAAATTTAACTCATAAAATTAGCAGAGATGGACCCGTTGGCATGTGGTTATAAAACAAGGGAGGGACGCGGGTCCGGGCATGCTGGCAAGGGCTGGGCGCGGTGACGCTGAGCCGGTGACGGCGGATGTagggggggggcgggccggcTTGGGAACCACTCCCggatggggaagctggaagaaCGGCTCAGCTGTGCCATTTGCTGCGGATCACATAGGCTTCAGAGTGAACGTGCTGCGTCTTATCTCTCCTAGGCGCTCCTGGGAGATTTTCCTCCTCGCCAAACCCCGGAGCTGGTGCATCCCACTGCCTGAATCCTGCACCCTGGGTAGGcatcccccaaatttccccccccccgcaaATTTTCACCACTCAAGCTTTTTGCTATGACTAAGTAGCGGTGAACACGGTTTCTGCGGGTGTGCCGGGGTCTTGCTGGCGTTTTGCCGCAGGGAAAAGCTTTAGTGTGACTTGGGggtggttttatttcagaaggtGCCCCTAGAGAAAGGTCCGGGTGCCCCAAAACTGCCAGTCGATCCCAATTTGTCCCCTCCACAGGATCCTTTCCCTGCTGCCGGGAATGAAGCTCTTTCCCACCCATTGGCTCTCGGCTGCAGGTGCGTGTCCTTCCCAGCGAATTTAGGGAAAATTTGCTGAAAATTCCGCTCTTGGGGCGAGCGCCCTGGTGCTGGATGTCCCTGTGGTGTCACCTGCTGGGGCCTTGGGGTTGAGACCCCTGTGGGGTGGTTCCCGCGCTCCTAATTTAATTAGTTATCCTTTTTGTTGTGCTGCAGGAGCGGTTTCGTGCCAGCGATTGACTGCCCATTATGGCTGGTGAGTGGGGGTTCTGGCAGTGCGGGAGGGACAAACCATCTGGCTCTGTCCCTTCCATCGCATCCCCTTTTCTCCCCCGATGTCCCTTTTTTCGCCCCCTGCATCCCCTTATCTCCCCCTCGCGTCCCCTCCCAAACGTGAGGCTACCCAGGGGTGTCAGGTGGGTTTTAGGGGCTGGTGTGTGTTTTTGGGGTGACGGTGACATCTGGAGGTGTCACACAAACCCCTTGGGGGGACCGCAGGAGTGCGGTGAGCCCACCCAAATCTTACCGTGGCCTCCCCAAATCTCACCGTGACCTCTCTAACCCCGCAGGCTGGTTTAGGCGGCTCCTACACAAACCcaagcccagctcagcagagagCACCCGCTCTTCTtcatcctccccttcctcctcctcctcctggagCCCTGCTTCCTTGCCCCGGTCCATCCGTCCATCCCCCGTCCCGGACATCAGCGCAGCGGGCAGCGCACGCTGGGCCAAGAGCTACGACGTTTGCATCTGTCACAGCGCCGGGGACCTGGAGCTGGTGTCGGAACTCGTGTCCTACCTGGAGGGACAACCCGAAAGCTTCCGCTGCTTCCTCCAGCCGCGTGACGCTGCGCCGGGGAGCGCGGTGGTGACGGAACTGTGCGACGCTGTGCAAAATAGTCACACGTGGGTGATGCTCATCACGCCAGGGTTCCTGGGGGACCCGTGGTGCCGCTACCAGATGCACCAGGCACTGGTCGAGGCGCCAGCAGCTGACGGCCGCGCCATCCCAGTGCTGAAGGATGTGGATCGGCGGGATTATCCCAAGGAGCTGCGCAACCTCTACTACATCTACATGGCGCTGAAGGAAAGTGGCTTCCAGCGGATCAGGGACACTGTGCTGCGCTGTGAGTGTCCCCAAAAATGTTACTCCAGGGACCGAATTCTATATTTAAGTAGTTGGTTTGTGAATTAATTGGTTGCTAATATggcttgtttctttcttctgcagatctCCAGGAGCTGTGCCGGAGCTCTGTGAGCGGGACTGAGTAGCGTCAAGAGTGGGATGAGGTGTCCCCACGGGCGTTTTGGAGATGTCACCGCGTCATCTGGATGTCACCGCGTCATCTGGATGTCACCACGTCCTGACGGACCTCTGGTTCCACTTTGTCCCCGACCTGGGAAGCGAAGACAGGTCGCCACACAACGTTTTGCAGACAACAAGGTGGAGGTGCCGTGTCCTGGTGATGGTGTCACCGTCTCGGTGGCCACAACCCcctgggtggggacagggatgtccCTACTGCTCGTCACACAACACTAAGCTCTGACATCGGGTGGGTCTGGGGGCTTCAAAGCTTCTTATGGAGGCAAGGAGCGGTCTTGTGGGGGTCAGACTCCTGCTAAGCTGACATGGTGGTGTCTTTGCACGTGTTTGTTTGGactaaaaatgcagaaattttacattttggGATTTATTAatcctgttttctgtgtgtctggAAGGAACCTGGGGGGTCAGTGACCCCAAATGGTGTGGGGGGTGATCCCTAAGGCGTGTGTGGGCTCCGCTTTTGTGTGCGGAGGCagttttttggctttttgggggggtcGTCCCCCAAAATTCTGCGCTCAAAAGTGACCCGCGGTGGTGGGGACATAGGGCACACGTGGCACCGCCAAGCCACAAGGGGGCACCTCCTTCTCGTGGCGCCGCTCCCGCGTCTTGTGTC
This region of Caloenas nicobarica isolate bCalNic1 chromosome 26, bCalNic1.hap1, whole genome shotgun sequence genomic DNA includes:
- the FAM118B gene encoding protein FAM118B — its product is MASTRSLGKESFLEDGMPPAKKPRKLLPSLKTKKPQELVLVIGTGISAAVAPRVPALKSWKGLIQALLDAAVDFDLLEDEESKRFQKCLQEDKNLVHVAHDLIQKLSPRTSNVRSTFFKDCLYEVFDDLESKMEDSGKQLLQSVLDLMENGALVLTTNFDNLLELYAAHQGKHLESLDLTDEKKVLEWAQEKRKLSVLHIHGVYTNPGGIVLHPAGYQNVLRNTEVMRAIQKLYENKSFLFLGCGWTVDDTTFQALFLEAVKHKSDLEHFMLVRRGDVDEFKKLRENMLDKGIKVISYGDEYADLPEYFERLAGEIAARGPTGQPKDGQQLNGSAAAQIKGRSA
- the LOC135998724 gene encoding cryptochrome-2-like, yielding MSHSSIHWFRKSLRLHDNQVLLAAATDCHRFCPLFVLDPSSLPAGTNARCFLLESLWDLDRSLRGVGSRLFVARGSPEAVFPGLFRAWGTTHLTFEAATDPASRRREVAVAELAAQHGVEVTWGAPHTLYDTHRVLTLNGGKAPLSYKQLQNLLAALRPPEKPVPALTRDHLQGCCTPCHDANFRVPTLEELGKDPAEDGPHLYPGGETAALARLDALMERTAWVRGFEKPETAPNSLSPSTTVLSPYITFGCLSICTFWWRLDGVYQGRQHSQPPVSLHGQLLWREFFYITGTNIPNFDQMVSNPICLQVEWDNNPQHLHAWREGRTGFPFIDATMTQLRNEGWIHHLARHAVACFLTRRDLWISWEEGLKVFEELLLDTDWSLNAGNWLWLSGSAFFHRYFHIYSPIAFGKKTDRDGAYTRKYLPVLKDFPAKYIYEPWKASRAVQEQAGCLIGTHHPRPIVEHRAASKMNVERMRAARALKGAQQEPPSSPKSQRKKPKIEQH
- the TIRAP gene encoding toll/interleukin-1 receptor domain-containing adapter protein — translated: MAGWFRRLLHKPKPSSAESTRSSSSSPSSSSSWSPASLPRSIRPSPVPDISAAGSARWAKSYDVCICHSAGDLELVSELVSYLEGQPESFRCFLQPRDAAPGSAVVTELCDAVQNSHTWVMLITPGFLGDPWCRYQMHQALVEAPAADGRAIPVLKDVDRRDYPKELRNLYYIYMALKESGFQRIRDTVLRYLQELCRSSVSGTE